The Methanotorris formicicus Mc-S-70 genomic interval GGGAGAATTTAAGAACTTAGTGAGGATGAGAAAAATGGAAAATAGGATTAAAGAGTTAAAGAACCATTATATAATTTGTGGATTCGGAAGAACTGGAAAGATTGTTGTAAATAAATTCAAAGAAGATGATATTCCCTTTATCGTTATTGACATAAACAAAGAAATCCTAAAAGAGGAACTTGATAAAGACCCAAACTTCAACTTTATTGTTGGAGACGCAAGAAGGGATGAAACACTTAAAAGAGCGAAGATAAAAAGTGCAAGAGGTCTCATAGCAACACTTCCAACTGATGCAGATAATGTTTTTATAACGCTCTCTGCAAAAGGACTAAATCCAGAAATAAAGGTTGTGGCTAAGGCAGATGAAGAAGAGGCAATTAAAAAACTAAAAAGAGCCGGAGCAGATAAAGTTGTCTCCCCGTACATGATTGGTGGACTAAGAATGGCGGAAGTTGCTGTAAGACCAGGTATTTTGGATTTCGTCTCAACATTTATCAATATAGCAAAGTATGAGTATGGGGAGGATATTGAGTTGAAGAAATTTGTTGTTGAAGAAAGTTCTGAGGTTGATGGCAAGTCTTTATGCGACTCTCAAATAAGAAAGGCTTCAGGAGTTACGGTTTTGGGCATAAGAAAAGGTGATAGGATGATTATAAATCCATCTCCGAATATTGTAATTAATGCAGGCGATGA includes:
- a CDS encoding potassium channel family protein, whose translation is METSKKILYTIIFVFLLIFSYSFAIMKIENLSFLDALYFSIITITTTGYGDYTPTTYEGRILTIIYLFFGIGIVMYLFGIIAQFIIEGEFKNLVRMRKMENRIKELKNHYIICGFGRTGKIVVNKFKEDDIPFIVIDINKEILKEELDKDPNFNFIVGDARRDETLKRAKIKSARGLIATLPTDADNVFITLSAKGLNPEIKVVAKADEEEAIKKLKRAGADKVVSPYMIGGLRMAEVAVRPGILDFVSTFINIAKYEYGEDIELKKFVVEESSEVDGKSLCDSQIRKASGVTVLGIRKGDRMIINPSPNIVINAGDEIYAFGSDKQLKYLENMVKKQ